In Streptomyces sp. TLI_146, the genomic stretch CGGCCGGGGCTCTGCGCCTAGGCACTGTCCGGTGGGTGGAAGGCCATCACGAGCTACCGGACACGCCAGCGGCTGCAGCGTCTCGCCCTGACCGGCCAGGGCATCATTGCGCTCGGTAAGGTAGCTGATCAGGCCGTCCACGCCATCGTGAGTGACCTTCTCGTTGAACACCTGCTGGTACGTCTGGACCAACCACGCACCCTCAGTGTTCAGGTCGTAAACCAGCCAGCCCTGCGCCGTCTTGTACAAGCGGTAGGCGATCTGCATCGGCTGGCTGTTAGCCATCACCACTGTGCCCACCACGACGTCTGTGTCTCCCGGCCCCATACGGAACGGCCGGTATTGACTCGGCGACGGATCCGGCAGCTGTTGCGCGACCGCGCGCGCATATGTATGGACTAGCAACCGCGAAACCTGGTCGATCAATTGCTCTTGCTGCGAACGTGTCGCCGCATTCCAGTGACGGCCCGCCATGATGCCCGGCGTGGCCCTGGTCCGGTCCTTGCGGAGAGGTATCAGGAAACGCGGTGGGGTGTGCCGGGGCCCGGAGTTCCGTCACGACCATGGCCCGTGCGGGTGCGCGGGTCATGTCCACCGGGTCCCGGCACCGGATCAGGGTCGCACGACCGCAGTAGGCGGGTGCGTCCCAGGGGTCGTGGTTGGTGAGGGCCGCCTGCGCTGGGGGCCTTGGGGGTTATCCGAGGTTGATGGTGCCTTCGGCTTCGGAAGGCTCGTAGGCGTCCTTGCCGGGGTAGGTGACGGTGTAGGGGCCGGTGAGGTGGCTGGTGTCGATGACTGCGGTGTCAGGGTTGAGCGGCAGCCACAGGTCGGCGGTGTGGTTGACGCGGTCGTCGGTTCCGGTGGTGGCGGTACCCAGGTCGAGGCCGCTGGCGGAGGTGAAGCGCAGGGGTGGTGACGGGGGCGCCGTCGGCGGTGGTCAGACGGCGGTCAGGCCCGGGACGAGGAGCGGGGCCAGGGCGTGGGGGTGGCTGGTCTCTTCGAGGCGCTGGGGTGTGTGCCGATGGGGGCGGCGACCGTGATGGCGACGGCGGTGCCCGGCAGGTCGGAGCCGCGGGAGGTGTCGGGCTGGTCGATCTTGTCTGCGCGGGCGACGCATACCTCGCTGTAGGCGGTGCACACTGTGGTGCCGTCGGGGGACACGGACAGCGGTACGCGAGGCGGCGCGTCCGTGTCGTCGGCTCCCCTCAAGGAGGCCTGGCGGAATCCCGCCTCCAGATTCAGGGATGCGGAGTCCCGCACGTCTCCGGCGAAGTCGTTCGGGCTCCGGGTCGCGAGGAGCTTCCCGTCGGGGCGGACCGCGATCCCGCGCCGGCCGGGGGGGTGTGATCCCGCTACGCCAGCCGCCCTGGCCGCAGAAGAGCTCATGAGGGTGACCTCGAGAGTGCAGGGCGGGCCGGCGGCGGAGTAGGCCATCTGCTCACGAAGAATCGATTCGGCCAGCCACGATCGAGGGAACCCTCGTGCCGCGTCGAAGGGCCGAGGGCATCGTGGCAGCGATCGACAACGACATGGAAGGACCATCCAGTATGTCCCTGCGCACTTTCACCCTCGCCGCCGGTGCCGCCGTGCTCCTGATCGCCCTGCCCGGTTCGGCCTCCGCCGCAAGCGGGCAGTTCCGCTACTCCTACACCACGGCCGACGGTTACGAGGCTGTCGGCTTCCTCAACAATCCCGCCAGCGGCCAGTGCATCAACCTCGCACCAGCCGCATCCGAGCCCGGCTCCGCCTC encodes the following:
- a CDS encoding phospholipid-binding protein MlaC; this encodes MAGRHWNAATRSQQEQLIDQVSRLLVHTYARAVAQQLPDPSPSQYRPFRMGPGDTDVVVGTVVMANSQPMQIAYRLYKTAQGWLVYDLNTEGAWLVQTYQQVFNEKVTHDGVDGLISYLTERNDALAGQGETLQPLACPVARDGLPPTGQCLGAEPRPGARGKRRPGPGNGKGRGVQ